In a genomic window of Ciona intestinalis unplaced genomic scaffold, KH HT000654.1, whole genome shotgun sequence:
- the LOC100181174 gene encoding NAD kinase-like — translation MASPSDFLSLNASPARIKKGKLFKNGKVFRRGMSLHGPLPVCTFGPKASTCPDVSPREYEMDPNDQKLKWSKPPESVLVIKRLDTETNKQFVSLVTWLMTTLKMIVFVESKLLDDTNLKGMQDFFPVYKKLKTNYSTNDIDMVICLGGDGTLLYAASLFQSSMPPVIAFHSGSLGFITSHKFENYQDTIQNVRSGNAILMLRSRLRCCIYRESVNGSLNDGMEGKETHNDKPNSYLCLNEVVVNRGQSQYLCNIDLFLEGRRITSVQGDGLIISTPTGSTAYAVAAGASMVHPNVPAIMVTPICPHSLSFRPIIVPAGAELKFTVSDNARGPASVSFDGRPSIDIMKGDFVTVRTSVHPTPCVCRSNPFDDWFDSLSECLHWNSRRIQKDII, via the exons atggcTTCACCATCTGACTTTCTTTCATTGAATGCAAGTCCAGCAAGAATAAAGAAAGGAAAGTTATTTAAGAATGGAAAGGTTTTTCGTCGTGGCATGTCTCTTCACGGCCCTTTACCAGTTTGTACATTTGGCCCAAAAGCATCAACTTGCCCTGATGTTTCACCAAGAGAATACGAAATGGATCCAAATGATCAGAAGCTAAAGTGGTCTAAACCACCTGAGTCAGTGCTTGTAATTAAACGACTTGACACTGAAACtaacaaacagtttgtttCTCTTGTAACCTGGCTCATgacaacattaaaaatgattgtttttgttgaatcAAAGCTGCTTGATGATACCAACCTTAAAGGAATGCAGGATTTCTTTCCAGTGTATAAAAAACTCAAGACAAATTACTCAACAAATGACATTGATATGGTTATTTGCCTTGGGGGCGATGGAACACTTTTATATGCGGCGTCATTGTTTCAATCCAGCATGCCTCCTGTGATAGCATTTCACTCTGGCTCATTGGGCTTTATAACATCCCATAAGTTTGAAAACTATCAGGACACAATTCAAAATGTACGTTCAGGAAATGCAATTTTAATGCTGAGAAGCAGGCTTCGCTGTTGCATTTACAG GGAATCTGTTAATGGAAGTTTAAATGATGGCATGGAAGGAAAAGAGACTCACAATGACAAACCTAATTCATACCTTTGTCTTAATGAAGTGGTTGTGAATAGAGGCCAGAGTCAATATTTGTGTAATATCGACTTGTTTTTAGAAGGCCGACGAATCACTTCTGTGCAGGGtgatggtttaataatttccACACCAACAGGAAGCACAGCATATGCTGTTGCAGCTGGTGCTTCAATGGTTCACCCAAATGTCCCAGCTATTATGGTTACCCCAATCTGTCCTCATTCATTGTCCTTTAGGCCAATAATAGTTCCAGCAGGAGCTGAATTAAAGTTTACAGTGTCTGATAATGCTCGGGGTCCTGCTTCTGTATCCTTTGATGGTAGACCGAGTATTGATATAATGAAAGGTGACTTTGTAACGGTACGCACTTCAGTGCATCCTACACCATGTGTTTGCAGATCAAACCCTTTTGATGACTGGTTTGATTCTCTAAGTGAGTGTCTTCATTGGAATTCCAGAAGAATACAAAAAGATATAATTTAA